Genomic segment of Syngnathus acus chromosome 10, fSynAcu1.2, whole genome shotgun sequence:
TACATAGATAACGGGATGATGTTCATAGTTGGGAACTTGATAATAACTCACCGAATCTTTTGTCAAAACTTGATATGAAACAAATCTTCCATAATGCGTTGATTTCAATTTCACGTGCTCACTTCCGGTAATAAAGTTAGGCCACGCTGATTGGCTGCCACACGCGTACCGTTTTAAAGATACAGTACACAAATAATCGCATAAGCAAAGGTGAATTGTAACCAATTGTTTTAACTATTTACAATTGTTTTGgtgatatttattattttgtgatatttattgagttgtttttaatgaTAATACTAGTAGTAAATAAAGTTGAAAGGTCAAATGACTCACTTAACTCCCGTTGCTAATTTCCTCCTTAATGTTTTATTCTCTAAGTCCCAATAAGGATGCCATTGCTGTTCAACTCACTTAAAAATGCACCTCATTTAGCCCTAATGGAGCAGATGTTCATGCGGATGCAAAATTCCAATTTGGGCTGACATTTCTGTTCAGTGCGCATCAAAGAGGCCAAGGCCAAAAAGTGCATTTCAACACGTTTCAAGGTGACAACACTGAACAAATTATACACAGACGATAAGATCTATGTTCCTTTTGAGGACAACACTGTGCATCTGTAAACATAGGAAACCAGTTTTTCAAACCCACATCTTCATTTGAGTGACAGTGCAGCTAATACAAGCAACTCAGTGTAACAAAATACTTGATCTTCAATAgaccttttgttttatttatataatatacaCTTCTTGTAAAACTCACTATTCAGGACTTGTAACGCCGTCTTGAACTTGATATGAGCGTCACGGTTGCTTGAAAGAgttaaaaatacagtaaagcCTGTGTATAATATTTTTCACAGTCCTGGTATATCGTGTTTCTTTACTTTGATAGTGTTATTACAGTTGGTactctacttttttttaatatactgtTTCAACAATATTGTTGTGCTATCCATTGCCTTTTGTATTTAACTGGACATTTAAAACACCgtcaatatttcaaaaagacaaaaggttTTGTCCAGTCATTGTAAAGTTAAAGTAAAAAACATTGGTTGAAAGCGTGAGTTTGTTGAGCGGGcattgctgttttattttgttaacaGGAAACTCGTGTGCGTtactttgtttgacttgaTAGTGGTCCACTAGACTCGTGTGTCATCCGTACTCTTCAGACTTGCGTCGGGGTTGGAGATATGGGACCGAGGATTCTCCAAGGTGGGGGCGACCCAAACAACTTCATCCGCGGGACGGTGGTGGTTTACCCCCAAACGAGTTGAGAGGAGTCAtcgtttttatttcaaaacaaactaaaaagcGAAAGAATCTAGATGTCAAGTGTGTTTTTGGATACCTAGGGCAAAGTGCCACACCTTCTCGTAGCGCAACAGGTAGGTGCGAAACTCCTCTttgaaatagaaaatgttaataatacaaaatgaaagaaaaagagcttCTCATTTGGAATGACTTTCAAAAGGAAAGATTAAGACGTCTAAAAAGTATGGAAGAATATGAGATGTGGTTTTAACTCACAGAAAGTTTCATCACGACCGTTTTAACAACAGTATTTATGTTCTTTAAATTAATTCAACTGTTAATTACCTTGTATCCAAATGCCTAAATCTGGACTTTAAATAATGCAATTGCTAATTTTCTCTTGGATATTACACCCATGTGAGTGTAAatgttgaatataaaaaatgtacattttaagaGAGAACGTGAGTATCTATAACATTGTTATTATGTCAATAATCCCCACCAGGCTGGTTAATGAGTGAAGGGAACTCATTAATCAGAGGGTTTGTTCGTTACCTGGGAAGAACCGTATGTGGCCTTGAGCTGTGTTTGCACGTCGCTCATGTCAACATTCCAACCTGCATGGGCCTCGTCAGACCATCATGCACTGGCCAAAATGGCGGCGCTCATCTCCAGTCTCCCACTCCCGTTGTGGTCAACTCCACCCTGCGGTAGAGCTTGTTTGACCAAACAAGTTTTAGCGATTGGATGCAAATTCTAGTATTTGCTCATGGCGGCATGACTTGCGGCAGGATATAAAAGATGACAACTGAGCTACCGAATGTGTTAGATGATTGTAAACAAAAGGTCGTTAAAAAAGTAGTCTGACAAGGCAAAAGTCCAAATAAAAATTCCAAAAGtggtttgttttaatttatgcTTTGCAAGAGTCTGACAAggcaaaagtcaaaataaaaagtgttttaattaatttatgcTTTCCAAGTTTTAAGCTAATCAAACGTATTAATTATACTCCAGCTACtccaaaaaaagtccaaaaatcTCACATAACTATATAATTTGTCAGAAAAATATTCCTCAAGTCAAGTACTTGAAAGGTAAAATATTTGTACCCGCCACCGAGAATCAATATCACGCTTTagcaagtcaaaataaaaatttggtATTGTGTAATGAGTGTTGTTAGATCATGTGTACTTTTTCCAAGTACAGTGAGAGCTCCAGGGGGGGCGGGTTGGTCGTGGTCTGTGGGAGAAAACACAGCGGCGGCTGTGTTTGCGAAACGAACCAGCCGCCGAGTCGCTGTCGATAAGCGTGGGCCCGTCGGCTAATTGAGCGGTTTCATCACGCTGCAGCCCGAGGCCTTGTTTTCGGTAGAAGGGTGTTCGCACTCAGCACAAGGCAGTAACATGATTTCCAGACAGAGCGTCTTCTCAAAGTACTCCCAGTGGCCCTCTGGTTGTGACATGGGACCGACCCAGTGTTGCGTCATTGTTctaaagcaagcaagcaagcaaatgGACCGGTTATGTTCTTGCTGTGTTGGTGCGGCAAAATATCCCTTGCTTAAAGGGTTATAACAACGTGACTATTTATGCTAACCTGTCAATAGCTTGTTTtctatgttagcattaagctagtggCGGAGTTGCTTATGTTGAATTGTTTTGAATACACTTTAAAGTTCTTCGGTTCTGGTCACTACCACTCAGCTGGTCACGCCCATCTTAAGTTTACTGTATAACTAACACATAAAACAAGAGGATTAAACATTACACATCATGTCATTTCCACTAACTTAATGCTAACACCTAAAGTGAAATGCCATAGACGAGCTAATGGAAATTAGCATCGAAGATACAATAATTCCAAACCTTCAAACAAATACAGGGAACAGCATCTAACAATACTCACAAGTACAttattgaaagtgaaaagtcaaTAAAGCAAGATTAGGTTAGAGATCTCAACATGGCAGTTGGATGATAAAAGCTCAGGAGGTGATAAGAAGGCTTATCAAAGTCTCCCTTTCAACAACCTGGAATTATTATTTGCGGAAAAAAACGCTACAGAGAGTGAGATGGAGGTCCGACCAGTTTGTCCACTTTTCCAACGCCGCGCCCACAGCAACACCATCTCCCCCGAGCTGGGAAATGACAGCTTACTATCTACTGGCCACGCCATGCCTCAGAAATAAGACAACCATCTATCTGATGatataatacaatacaatttatctttatttatatggCGCTTTCACAACAGCTTCCACATCTCTAGACTGATATCAATATTGTCTTTCAAAACAGAAGGTCATACTCGTTCATACGAAAGTAGTGTCTTAACATCAAACAGGCCCTCATGTCTTTCTTTACATATGAAACCCAATTGGAAAAGTTTTCGCTGGATTTAAAATCCAGTCCACGTCGAGCCCGCAACGATTTTGCATTTATCGCACCTTTTTCTCCGCAGATGAGATGTTTCAATTTCCTGTGAGGGAATGCCTCACTGCTGGAATATGGCTGCCTTTTAGTAATCTTCCCAACATCTTTCCCATCATAAAAATGCGTTAAGGGTATCTGATGTATTCAATGGAGCAGGAAACAAGGATGGAAATTCAAATAAGAATCAGCAGATAGCTGAAGGAATGAATGATTGTGCACACCGAAACGATCATCTCATGATTATTGTGGATGCTTGGCTAACAATTGCGTAAAATTTACTAGTCGACTTGTCCACGGGTAGACTTAATtatagtaaataaaaatgatgtcaaGGTTTACATTATAGTGAACACAAAACATCTCCAGTTGTTCAACACGAatttaagattttttatttttttttgggaagacTACACTTTGTCGAGGACTGAGTCAGCAGGATTTTGGCTCAGAGGAGTGTTAAGATGACACCTTGTCAAGTCTGCCCTGCGGTACAGGGACTTTCCCGCGCTGACCCGTAGGACGAATGACCTCAACTCACAGGCAGCTTTTGCCTTGCAAATCTCACCTGGCATCCATTCGAATGCAAAACAACCCCCTCGATTAGAGCGTCTTGGGATTTGTCCTCACTCTGAATGTTCGGGGCAATAAATTAGTCAACAGTGGTTGACATATATACGAAATTAATTTATTCTGTGAGTATTGTTAAATCAATGTATTCAAAAATCTGTAAACAATGCTATATATTACTAATGCTAATTGTTAGCATGTAGTCTATGTGTCTTGTTTTTTAGGATTCATGTCAGCACAGAAAGACAAAAGGCTTGATGGCCAtatcaaaagtgaaaataacggAGGATtgggtgtttttctttttttacttctgcTGATTTTAATGAGATTTGTTCCTCTGCAGCTCTATCTCTCAGCTGGCCAAATGGGGTGTCAATGCTGCCGGATGATGAAAAGGTGAGAAGAAGTTTGCCGGTTGGCAGGTGTCTGTCTGCAATGAGAGCGTGAGGAGATCTATTTTAATTGAAACTAGGTGTCAAAGTGGTCATCATCATTCGTCATTTCATCCCGTTTCAGTAGCAAGGCTCTCATAATGATATGCAGGTGAATGAATAAGAAGACTGAGGACTTGTGGCATCAAGGCCGGGTGGACAGGATAAGGAAAATTACAGTCAGATATGCCAAGGGTTATATGCAAATAAGGGGTGAAGAATAAATTGTTTCTTTTGATGTCAGAGTAATCACGGCCCTGACTAAGCCAAGTATagtgtaaaataaatcaacttgGAATCCTGGGGCTGCcaatacaatgaaaacagCAGGGGCCCCAAACttgaaccctgtggaacaccattCGACAGTGGGGCAACCAAGGCTAACGTAAAAATTCCTGCCTTCCAAATAGGATCCAAAACCACTTTCGAGTGCTACCACTGATGCCCACCTGGGGCTGCAGACGAGCCAAAACAATACTTCGTAAGAAATGCTGCTGCCAGTTACAACCAAAAAGCAACCCAGATAAAATCAGTATTTACAAAAAGAATTCACAGAAAATAGTCATAATCAAATATAAATACTACTGTTCAATTACGACAATATTTCCTAAGTAGAAAAAAATTGAGcgggcctcgagtttgactCAAAGACTAAAAATAATCAGTTTTTGATTGGAAACCAACCAAAGTGTCTTTgtgtctcccttttttttttttttttttataaacgtCCTTGAGCCTCCAACTCTTGTTATGCTCATCACCTTGGTACGAGAGGAGAGGTAAACATTAATTTTCTCAAGCTTTACTGGGAGCTTTGTAAAGAGAAGCTTTCAGGGTGAGCGAGCAAGTGAGGTCCAGAGAGGAAACCTTCGCCGTGTCCGCTCGTACcaggaaggagaaaaaaaaaaaaagcccgttCTTGTAATAATtaggaggatgatgatgaattgTGGATGAGAAAACCTCGAAAAAGAAGAGAGTAACAAAGAGGGCGTATATTAGCGTGGAAAAGGACACCTGGAGAGGTGCAAGGTGGACAAGCGCAGCTTGCAAGCTGGaggagaaaataaacatgagGAAAAGGAGAttggtgtgaaaaaaaacaacgtgaCAGGCAACGTCCAACAATCtgttgaaaataaatccatcCCTCTGCCAAAAACACAGACACTCAGTGTCTGCCTCTAAAAATCACCACTGTCATGTCACAATTACAGAAAGCAtccaaacaatacaaaaccGCAATATAACAACACACAACTGTGCCAAGCAATTCATTTGAAGTCATTCTGAATCAATATTTATCATTAATAACACGACAAAAAGCTTCAGGACCACATTTCCTGTTTCGCTTGTCCTGTTCCGAGTCACGGGGAGCTGGAGCCTAACCCAAGCTGATTGCACCCTGGACTGATTTAGATTTTAGAGACAtagctgagaaaaaaaaagccaggaAATGAAGAGAATAGTAATAATATTTATAAGAATTATAAACGGCCTCTATCGTCAACCCAAAAGTTAAATTGTgctgatggttttttttccgtctttCCCAGTTACATCTCCGATCCATCGGCGGCGGTGGATGTGAGGAAGACAGACACCCTCTACCGAACGCACAACCTCTCAGATGGGGCCCTCAGGGGCCGCTCACAAGGAGCCCACCACTCGGAGAAGGAGGGCTTCCACAACCTGGCCTACACCATCTCCAGCGACAGCAACCTCAGACTGGAGGTGGACAACAACCACGTCAACTACAGGCTCCACGCCGTGCCGCCGCCCAGCAACCAGCCGCACCAACGGGCCAGCGCTCCCCCAGCGGATGGCGGACTCTATATCATCCAACCGGACGCTCTGGGGCCACAATGGGTGATCCAGGATAAACACCAAAGTCAGGTGCCGGTGTACCCCGCCTTTCAGGCCTACGACAACCAGAGGGTCTTTGGCGGGCTGAGACCTTGGGACAGCCCCGTCACCCAGTGCGTGACCACCAACGGGAGCCTGTCGGCGGACGAGGTAGACGAAGGCGTCGGGGGGACACCCGAGTACCCCTGCGACACCGGGGACGAAGAGAGCGTCTTTTCGGTGGACATCCAGACCAGCACCGCCAGCCTGTGGTCGGCCGACACCAGAAACGAGCGAAGATCCAAGGCGGCGGACGTGTCCACGGTTGAGAGCGGCATCGTTGTGACAAAGAGCGAGGACGAAGAGGAAGAAGGCCGAAACGAGGCGGGGAGCGTCACGGACTCCATGGTGGCAGAGGCGCTCGCCGCCCTGGAGGCCGCCACGGCCGGGGAGGATGAGGAGTGACTTGCAAAACCGTTTACAAGGTGGACAAAGGTTTGAAGCTGAAGAGACAGCTGGAAATGTTTTAGTACTCGGCCATCCTCGCAAAATGCATGGCGTCAGCGTTTTCTCATCATATCAGAATTTCCACATTTCCCTTCCTCTCAtcatcacttttatttatactgtatatatgtgAGAGGAAAAGCACAAATATGTCCATATTTCTTTGTCCTTCTGGCTTATGACATCAGCTCATGCTTGATGATGAGCAGGTTGAGGCCGGAACTTTGCAAGATCTGATCTAATCTTGTCCGCCATCTCGTCAAGGCTCATTTACGAGTGCTCAGTAGGATACGAGACctgaaaaaaactgcagttgttttgtttgctcatGTCTCTGCTGCCAAATAATGTTGCTAAACTGTGAGCGTTCCATTTTATAACTTATCAAACTGTGTCCAATGGACcttcactttgtgttttttaatggaccacacaaatgtttgttgactCTCTCCAGCTTCACCGTGGGACCGGCTGCTTGCCGCGGCGGCCGCTAATGAGTACCTTTGGGCTCTCACGCTACCACTTGTGTCACATTCCAACTGCACATTTTAAGGAAAAATGCAAGCATCGACTCAGAATCTTGAATAGAATTCCGCTTATTGTTTGCTCTCAGTATCCATTTCTGACATACCAGTGAGGTTCAGTCATGGAGATAACGGTGCTACGGAAAGATCTGCGACCGGTCAAAATTTGTAATGTTGAcgtcaaaatgtaaatattaagTATATGTCACCGTAAACAAGGGTTCATTATAATTTGTCGCAAATGTTTGAAGTGCAGTGCCTTACTTTAATACTAAGCTAGCATTAGCACTGCAAACAAGCGGATGTTAGCCACGGCTGCTAGCATGACGGTCAAAATGGATTGCTCGTATAACACTAtgtatttgaaatgtatttttttggcaAAGTACaaccaataaaaaatataaacaattgATAAACATACTATTAAGTAGAATTTTTGCTAATTTTGTAATGCTTCTGAATCCACCAGCTTCTGTTTGCTAGTCTTATGTCCTATTGTTAGCAAACAAGGGatggcctttttcttttccctgaGGGGGAATGCTTAAGCTAACAGGTCAGGTTGCATGTTTTGACAATTGGTCAGTCAGGACTCAGGTCGTGTGACTGGTTGTTTTTCCCTCAGCGCTGGTTTCTTGTAAATCAAGTACAAGATAATTCTGACAATTTGAACAAATTGACAGGTCGCAGATATTTCCACAACAGCAGCACCACTTTCTGCAAGTTAGCCATGGACAttagacacacacatggatgCTCCCCGAGGTGTGAAGGCCTGCctaatctgtttgtttttctcaaggCTTTGTTGCCGTTAATGATGTCACCCTTAATtgtagcacacacacatttccatGTCTCCgaggaggaaaaggaaaaacacggtggcaaggaaaaaaaaaaaaagctgtcctTGCTGTCCCTGCTGGCCTGCTGGCTCAAGTTAAATATTACATTCATTTCAGTGGAAATTGCATTTAGCCGTGTTGCTCAAGCCAGAGGCAAGATGTTTGTGTTCACGGCCGTTAAACATTGACCAGGCTTCCCCACTGTCACCATGGTGCCTTAAATAATTGAACACCAGAGAGACAAGTGCATATAAATGTTCCATTTTCCACAAAAATATTGTTGAAACTTTTTGGATGAtacttggcaaaaaaaaaagctcaagtCAACACACTTATGTGCACAACCAGGAGTCAATATTTGCACTAGtgactgcctgcctgcctgcctcgcCCTTTTGCGACCTTGCGTGTTTGGGGAAGGGAACTTTGCTTAAAGCTCACAGCTACGGGCAGGGTGACGTAGTTTTGTGTGATATTCAGGTCTaccccacccccccatcaAAACCGCCCTCAAAGTCCTGTCTAGTTCAATCTTATTGTGACACACTTAACAAGAGTGTACATTCGTCTttatttccatattttttttgtcattaaataaaaaaaaaacagcagaaataataaaatatatgtcATACATCCAAAAACTGATGTGATAATACTTATGctgtaaacaaatatatatatatttaaaaaaataatagcctTTAAAAGGTGAATAACCCCTAAAGAATGAGAGAAGAGCTCGACACTTATGATGTCGACGCTCTCTTGCTTTGGTATCGCTTCAGACCAGCAACCAGCATCCAAAACTTGGCTCGATCTTACATAAGTAAAACCCAAGtcgggaggaaaaaaaaaatagaacggACTCAATGGGCTGATTTTCAGCACACAAATGTCCCAACACAAACCCTTCACGCCCATGAGTAGGACGCTTAGCTCCTACTCatgataataatcataatagaagcttaaaaaaaaaagagaaaaacaacaaggagATAAGTGCATCCTTAGTATGCCTCGGAAGAAAGttagaaatgaaatgatgagtTACGACAGTAAAAATGGAGCCTTTCCTCCGTCTGacttaacattttaaaaaatatttcactggCACATAGAAGCGATTCTTTACACGTTTGCAATACTCGATATAGTTCTAGCTGGAGCACGATATGACGCTTATGTTCCTTTATGACGACCAACTTCCTGAGGCCACGACATGATCGTATCCTTACTTCCTGTCTCCGTCCGACTCCTCGTACCGATTGACCGAGTCTTATTAAATCGAGTGGAATTTGGCACGCACGTTTGCTTCCTGCCTTTTGACGTGTGGATATTAAATGAGAAAGGAACACTTGCGTTCTCCTCCGTAGCTGGTAAATAAGAGGTTTGTGTGACTGCACGTCTCTGGTCCCGTTGGGGAAGGATGCGTGGGGGCGTGAGGGGGTGCGCACACACTTGATATTGCTCTTATGTGTCGACGTTTGCGTCGGGAGGCTTAAGAAGTGTCTTCTCGTGGAAGAGGCTGAAAAGGGCGAGAATATAAAATGAATCTACTGGAAAAGCTAAGGGGATGCAGTTTTTGGGCATTTCGTAATTACCTggatttttcctcatttgtcCTTGTCCAAGTTGACTTTCTCCTCCTGATTTAACACAAAAGCAGAaagattcaaatgaaaaaaaaaaaaaaaaggttaaggGGAAGGGAAGGCAGCTAGAAATTCTACGAAAGATCTGAGTTGATTTCTAACTAAGTGTGCAGTGGGTAACTATCTAATCTCATTtaatcaatacaaaaaaaatgatttacttCCTTCAAATTATTTCCTGGTTATTTTtagatgcttttgttttcgTTCAATTAGTTTTCCAAGAAATGTTTTCACCCAAATTTTCTCCCAGCTCTGAAAAAAATGTGCGACTCGGCCTTTCATTCCTTTGGATTGTCATTATTTCCCAAGGGATGGCTTGGTTTTAGTCAGGCTTTCTGGAAtggagcaataaaaaaaaaatcaggttcAATAATCTATCGTCTGTCAATgtcacaaaataatttgacagcacaattaaatatttgtataaatATCTTTCGTAATTTTTTGTTTCGTTGGTGATTTTTCTAATTCAGAAGTAGGAAACAATTCACCAACCTCTTGGGACTCGGACACTGTCCGGCTATTTGACACAGCATCTTCGGACGGAACGCTCCCGTTGGAATCCGCTGTGAACATAATCCGCCGTTCCCTGGTAGGTTTCTCACACTTTGTCACACGGAACCTGAACGGGGAAAACAAACACGGTCGAGATCAAGATGGCAAATCTCGAAGGTCGAGTGAATTTGAGCCAATGGCGCCCACCTGCCCACGGACAGCACCGTGACTTCGCCGAGGAGGCTGCGGCGTGGCTCCGCCTTGCGGGCTGCCGGCTTGCTCATGAGCGGCCACTTTTTCTGGCTGCAGCGCGTGCAGATATTCTTGTGGCCGCCTAAGCCGCCAATCGTGTGCAGGTGGTTGCAGGTGTGCTTAGCGGCCCCAGGGGGCGCTCCGGGCGATATGGGGGTCGTGGGAGGCGAGGGCGTGaagggggaggtgggggtgacgggtGCGCTgtggaaggaaaaagaaaattgggcTTTGGTTTTTATTCACACGTTATTCTGCGCCAAGAAACTTCTCGTCGTGTTTTGGTGAATCAAATTGCGATTAACTTGCCGCATTCCAAAATGTCGGTCGACCAcgttgttttaaaatgtagaCTTTTGCGGTCGCTCGTAGTGCATTACATATGATGGTGTATGCGCCGACTATCTGTTCACAAGGGTGTACCACAGGGCTCTGTGTTAGGTCCACCTTCGTTTTTAGATTTATCTGAATAATCTGGGTCAAAATTTGCTAAATACCTATGTGGTCATTAGAAACACACTGAATGAGCTGACActaaatattccaaaaattcCATTCTTTCCACTACTTTGCAAATCCTACATTTCTTAACCCAATCAAACCATTCCGACTTCCAAGTAAACCATCCCACAGCCTTTCAGTTCTGCTTTAGATCTTCAGCATTAACACACAAGTTGTACAgtatttgcattttctagGTTAGCTAAGACGCTGTTGCCAGTGATGTGGCGTGATCAGGGAGCTTGAGCATGCTACATTTTGAGAAATTAGGTCACtatcaaaacatgaaacaaaagagGGGTAGCGGTGGGGTGGTAAGGATCCCCTACCCCACCCTACTCTCACAGCTGCTTGCTCTCAATAAGATCtgtgccagaaaaaaaaaaggcttgacAGGCTCGTCAGGCTTCCGAGCAGGGTTaggctgccatcttgtggtcgTACTCAACACAGCAGGACGATGACCTTAATTACAATAAAGCTTACCCATCAGAATCAATGCTGTTGTCATTAATCATGGCTTTGAGGGCATCCGAGTTGGctgaaacaggaaaaaaaatgtgcatttatcaacaacaacaaaaatgatcattttccaCCACCAGATTATCTGAACACACAAATGGGTCGCGTGTTTGTTACGGCGACTACGCAAATGTCCAAAAACTCAACTTTAAATTCACATCACACATATTAAGAGTCAAGCAATGTTTGGATGTTTGTAAACATCTGAA
This window contains:
- the zgc:194930 gene encoding uncharacterized protein zgc:194930, producing the protein MGCQCCRMMKSYISDPSAAVDVRKTDTLYRTHNLSDGALRGRSQGAHHSEKEGFHNLAYTISSDSNLRLEVDNNHVNYRLHAVPPPSNQPHQRASAPPADGGLYIIQPDALGPQWVIQDKHQSQVPVYPAFQAYDNQRVFGGLRPWDSPVTQCVTTNGSLSADEVDEGVGGTPEYPCDTGDEESVFSVDIQTSTASLWSADTRNERRSKAADVSTVESGIVVTKSEDEEEEGRNEAGSVTDSMVAEALAALEAATAGEDEE
- the rell1 gene encoding RELT-like protein 1 — its product is MDDPVAVTASQSTISGKVNEADRGSNTDYTAFVLVPVFFLLGLLGVIICHVLKRKGYRCTTTEAPDEDEAEQACEDEEKDPELGGEFNDTLSDNNDTVGQIVHFIMKNEANSDALKAMINDNSIDSDGAPVTPTSPFTPSPPTTPISPGAPPGAAKHTCNHLHTIGGLGGHKNICTRCSQKKWPLMSKPAARKAEPRRSLLGEVTVLSVGRFRVTKCEKPTRERRIMFTADSNGSVPSEDAVSNSRTVSESQEEEKVNLDKDK